In Coleofasciculus sp. FACHB-T130, the DNA window CATTGGGCTATCATCCCAGCTAAGAGACTGCTCGCGCTCATTTTAATGGGTAGTCCTGTCGATGTCGCCACTACCACCTCCCGTTCTGTATCAGGTTGGTGTCTCACCACTCCCTGAGTTAGGGATGGAGAGAAGAGGCGCATTGCCACAAAACTTTCCCCTTTCTAGAATCATAGTGTGCCCAGGCATCCTGCCAATACTCTTTAAAGCTTTTGGCTTGACTTTCTGACAAGGCTTGGGTGGGAAAACCGTATCAACACGCCAACCCTACCTTAACCCTACATTGTGCCAAGCTATGCCATCTGCTGGCATTTGCACAGAATTTTCTTTATAGAAGCAATTGCCTACTTTCCGATTGTAACGTCATCTTCACGAATTTCAGGATAGCCATTGAGCGAGTGGGCGTGCCAGACATCAGAATCTAGACAGTAGACGATGTATGAATCGCAAAATAAATTAAGACAATCCTACGCCTAAGACTTGGTTAAGGCTATTATCGTGAATGTTCCCTACCACGTTCAGCCTTACACGCTCCTTGTCATTAACCAAGTCGTGTCCGAGTCTTCTAAGGCTCCGGCAGGTCTTCAATCTTAAAACTTACAGCATCGTTGTACGGATATTACTGCTTGCGGCTAGTGAGGAGCAAATTGGCTTATCGCGTCAATTTTGCCTTTAAAATCGCCACAACGGCTCAACATAAATGATGAAACGGTCTGGTGGTACTGCGGGGGCGCAAGCCCAAGTCGGTTATCTAAACCGTAAAAATTTAGTTTTTGGCTGACGATAGCAATTTTGCTTCATGGTTTTGGGAACAATTTGTAAAGAGGTATTCTCACGGATCTATGACTCAATCCTCACCACGAAATCGCGCCCTTGCTGTCCGCAATGAGTTTTCGCCCTTCGGCAACCAGCTGATTCAGGCAGGCTATGTTGACACCGACCAAATGCGGCAGGCTATGGTAGAAAGCCGCAAGTCTGGTAGACCCTTAACCGAGGTTCTAGAAACGATTACTGGGCGATCGCTTCCCCCAGATTTGCTACGTCAGTATAAAAAACAACAGCTTTTTGAACTCAAAATTCTTTACGGAGTTGAATCTCTAGATCCGGAAATCAGCCAAATTCCCACTTCTCAGATTGGGTCTTTGATTGAAACCCTGATTCCGATCGATATCTGTAGTCGCTATAAACTGGTACCTTTAACGAAAAATGACACCCAGCCCCCCTCGGTACTGGTGGCAATGGTCGATCCAGATAATTTAGCGGCTCAGGACGATCTCAACCGCATCTTACGACCCCAGGGCATCGCCTTGCAGCGAATGGTGATCACTCTGGAAGACTGTTTGAATCTAATTAACCAATACAAGGATGAGCAAACCAGGAAAGAGGAAGTAGCGCGAATCCAAAAGTCTGTGGATGTCTCAGACGTTCTGGATAATTTGAACGACTTAGGCGATGCACCTCCTGAAATTGAAGATGACCTGAATGTAGAGGATGCACAGGGCGCTCCCGTCATCAACTTGGTTAACAGAATCCTCCTCAAGGGTCTGCAAGAGCAGGTTTCAGACATTCACATTGAACCCCAAGAAGAATTCTTACGCATTCGCTTCCGGAAAGATGGGGTGCTACAACAAGCCTTCGAGCCGTTCCCGAAAAAAATCATCCCAGCCGTCACAGCTCGCTTCAAAATCATGGCTGAGCTAGACATTGCCGAGCGACGGATGCCCCAGGATGGTCGTATCCGGCGGGTGTTTGAAGGGCGTAAGGTTGACTTTCGGGTGAATACCTTACCCAGCCGCTACGGCGAAAAGGTGGTCTTGCGAATTCTCGATAACTCTTCCACCCAGCTAGGTTTGGATAAGTTAATTTCCGATTCAGAATCGCTAGAAATTGTCAGAGAAATGGCAAGCCGTCCCTTCGGCTTGATTTTAGTAACCGGGCCAACTGGGTCTGGTAAATCTACCACCTTGTACTCGGTTCTGGCAGAACGGAACGATCCGGGAATTAATATCAGTACCGCAGAAGACCCGATTGAGTATGCCTTGCCTGGGATTACTCAGGTACAGGTAATTCGAGAGAAGGGAATGGATTTTTCCTCGATCTTACGAGCCTTCATGCGCCAAGATCCGGATGTAATTCTGGTGGGTGAAACGCGGGACAAAGAAACGGCGAAAACCGCAATTGAAGCAGCACTAACCGGACACTTGGTGCTGACAACCCTGCACACCAACGATGCCGCCGGTGCGATCGCCCGCTTAGACGAAATGGGCATCGAGCCATTCATGGTATCGGGTTCGCTGATTGGCGTTTTGGCGCAACGCTTGATGCGGCGTGTTTGTAGCGAGTGTCGCCTTTCCTATTCACCCACTTCACAAGAACTCGGTCGATTTGGTTTATCGGCTTCTGGGGACGGGGATATTACCTTCTACAAAGCCAATACTTTACAACCCGATGAAGCGAAGGAAGCCAAAAGCAGAAATGCTCTGTGCCAAAAATGTAATGGCATTGGCTATAAGGGACGTGTGGGTGTTTATGAAGTTATGCGCGTGACCGAACGCTTGCAAAATTTAATCAGCCAAGGTGCCCCCACTGAGCGCATTAAAGAAGCAGCCGTGGAAGAAGGGATGAAGACATTGCTGGCCTACAGCTTAGACCTGGTACGCCAAGGTTATACCACTCTCGAAGAAGTAGAACGGGTGACATTTACAGATTCTGGTCTTGAGGCAGAACTCAAAGCCAAGCGTAAGAGCGGTCTAGAATGTGTCACTTGCACTGCTGAGTTAAAACCAGAGTGGCTAGATTGTCCATACTGCATGACACCTCGCTTTTCCGAATAAATTTCAATCGTCAATCGCTAATGGCGAATGGCAATCACCCAAGCTACGTCCTTAGTCACGGAAAATTAGCAACTGAGAAATCAAGAATCACCCCAGGAGACAGCCTCATGGAATTAATGATTGAAGACTTGATGGAGCAACTCATTGAAATGGGCGGCTCAGATATGCACATCCAGGCAGGAGCGCCGGTTTACTTCCGCATCAGTGGGAAACTCAATCCCATCGGTGACGAACCGCTTCCTCCCCAGGAGTGTCAGAAACTCATCTTCAGTATGCTGAACAACACGCAGCGTAAGGAATTAGAGCAAAACTGGGAACTTGACTGCTCTTATGGGGTTAAGGGATTGGCTCGCTTCCGCGTCAATGTGTACAAAGAGCGGGGCTACTATGCGGCGTGCTTAAGAGCGTTGTCTTCTAAAATTCCGAACTTCGATCAGTTGGGTTTACCAGATGTCGTGCGGGAATTGACTCACAGACCCAGAGGAATGGTGTTGGTGACGGGGCAAACGGGTTCTGGGAAAACCACCACCCTGGCTGCGATGCTCGACTTGATCAACCGGACGCGGGCAGAACACATTCTAACGGTGGAAGACCCGATTGAATATGTTTACCCGAACATCAAGAGCTTGTTTCACCAGCGTCAAAAAGGCGAAGATACTAAGAGCTTTGCGAATGCGCTGAGAGCCGCGCTCCGGGAAGACCCGGATATTATCCTGGTAGGGGAAATGCGCGACCTAGAAACCATTGGTCTGGCGGTGTCAGCGGCTGAAACAGGTCACTTGGTGTTCGGTACCCTGCACACCAGCTCAGCAGCAGGTACTATCGACCGGATCTTGGACGTATTTCCTCCAGAGCAACAGCCCCAAATCCGCGCTCAGTTGTCTGGTTCGTTATTGGCAGTCTTCAGCCAATGCTTGGTGCCCAAACACAATCCAAAACCGGGTGAATATGGTCGGGTAATGGCGCAGGAAATCATGCTGGTAACGCCAGCGATCGCTAACTTGATTCGAGAAGGAAAATCTGCTCAAATTTACTCTGCTATCCAGACTGGAGCAAAATTGGGAATGCAGACGATGGAACAGGCTCTAGCTGGCTATGTCAAAGCTGGTGCCATCTCCTTTGAGGCGGCGATGGGCAAATCATCTAAACCTGAAGAATTACAGCGTATCCTGGGGACATCGCCAGCGACAGGGGCAAAAGCTGGCGCTCGGTAGGTTCGAGGCGGTGTAAAACCTATTGCACTAAGCTTGTATGATGCCAGGTAGTCCAGACCGAAACATATTCGGTCTGGACTACCTGGCAGCCCTCAGCAGAAATTGTCAAAAACCTCCCCGGAAGACACCTTCCCATTACAAAAATTTTCCTTTTAAAAGCCATTCTTCTTTCACTTAGAGGTGAGGTATGCCTACCTATATTGCTGATGTTCGAGACTCTAAAGGAGCCGCAAAGAAAGACAAAATTGTTGCCGACTCCCTGGGGAGTGCCCGCGACGCCCTGCGCGAAAAATGGGTTTCTGTTGCAAATATCAAAGAAACTCAAACCTTTGACCTGAGCAAATTAAACCTAAAAGAGTTTCAAACTTCTTTAGCGAAGGTTACGGTCAAGGATAAAGCCGTCTTTTCTCGTCAATTTGCCGCGATGGTCAACGCGGGTGTGGCGATTGTTAGATGTTTGGGCGTACTTTCGGAACAATGTAGCAATCCTAAGCTTAAAAAAGCGCTGGTGGAAATTAGCTCAGAGGTTCAACAAGGTGTGAATCTCTCGGATGCGATGCGTAAACATCCGGAGTGTTTCGATAATCTATACGTCAGTATGGTGCAAGCAGGAGAGGTCGGCGGTGTCCTCGATGAGGTACTCAACCGATTAGCCAAAGTCCTAGAGGATATGGCACGCCTGCAAAACCAAGTCAAAGGGGCAATGGCATACCCCGTGGCAGTGGGAATCTTGGCAATCATTGTCTTTATTTGTATGACCGTGTTTTTGATCCCAATCTTTGCTGGCATTTTCAAAGATTTGGGGACAGAATTACCGGCTCTAACACTGTTCATGCTGTGGATTAGCGAAATCCTCAGAAGTTGGAGGATCATCATCCCTATCATTACTGTCATCGTTGCCTCTTTTGTTTACAGACAGTATTACAAGACGCCAGTTGGTCGTGTGACGATGGATCGCTTTTTCTTGAAAATGCCGCTATTGGGCGACTTGAATGAGAAATCATGTGTTGCTCGCTTTTGCCGCATTTTTGGAACCTTGACTCGTTCTGGAGTGCCTATTCTCACTTGCATGGATATTGTGAGAGATACGGCGGGTAACCAGGTAATTGCTAACGCGGTGGAAGCAGCCAAGCTAGACATTCAACAGGGTGGGATGATGAGCTTAGCTTTGCAAAAAGAGCAGGTTTTCCCAATCCTGGCAATTCAGATGATTAGTATTGGGGAAGAGACAGGTCAGTTAGATGCCATGATGATGAAAGTGGCAGATTTCTATGAAGATGAGGTTGAGCAAGCGGTGAAAGCACTCACCAGCGTTCTCGAACCCATTATGATGGTGGTGTTAGCGGGGATGGTCGCGGTGATTTTGCTTTCGATGTATCTCCCCATGTTTGCTGTGTTTGACAAACTAGGCTAATCAATTTCAGGTTTTGGATTTTTCTCATTCCCAGATTTATCTGGGAATGAGATTTGGGATGGAGGGCTTATGGTACTTAACGATGACCTAATCTCCAATCTAAGATTGAAAATTTAAAATCAAAATATGTTTGTTAAGCAATCCTATTACGAAGCTAGCTTGGCGGAGTACAGTAACCTGTCTGGAGCGATCGCATTGCTCAAGCAGCACCGACCTTATCTGGAGATGATTCCTAGTATGCGCCGGTTTGAGGAGAGCGCGATCGCCATTCCTTTGCCGGTGGTGCGAATTCGCCATGCCTCCTCTAGAGCAGAAAGCCATGGCGTTGTCACATCTAGAGGAGAAGCGATTCGCTTGCCCTGTGATGTGGCAATTTTAATGTGTGACCCCGAATGGAAAATCAAAATGGGGGTGGAGATTTTTGTCTTTATTCACCGTCCCCAAGAAGACTTTTCCGACTTTTTGAGTCGATGGCGGCAGACGCAGGTGTGGCTGGACAAAGAATATGAGTGGTTGATGCCGCCTCGCCATCAACACATTTTCAGCGAGGGCGCTGACAAGCTATATCCTTTGTTTGTTGTATTTCCAGAGACGCCAGAACGAATTAAGCGAGGCTTAATGGGAGCCTGTCTCCCCTTTGTCATCCAGACCCCAATGTTGGATGTTGAGGAACAGGCACAGGAATCTTTTTTGCCTGAAAGTCCCAACGTTTGACGGTTGAAGCAGGTTGAAGTGTAATCAACCTGCTAACGTACCCATTTTCAACCTGTTAACTACTTGACAAACTGCGGCATGACTTCGGCGGCGGTCAACAAACCGTAGATGCCTCGACGATGGAGTGCGACTCCGGCTTTGAGATAGCCGAAGGCAGGGCCGCAGACATTGGCTGCCATACTGGTTTCATCGCCAAGGGTAAAGGTATGGGTAGAAATCTTGCCTTCAAAGGTGCGACCTGTCACTTGGACATTCGTGCTGAGTGGTTTTTTGGGATTGCGGGTATCGACGACGCCGCCGACCGTAACGCGATCGCGCGGACAAATTCCAGCTAGCTCTAGCATCACATCATCAGCGTGTTCCATATTCTCCAGAGCCAGGATGCCGTTGGTTTGATCCAGCAATGCTTCCACTTCGGCATCACTCATGGCTCTGGCGCGCTCCACATCGTATCCGGGTAGATGGGCAATATCTTCCCGAATCGTCGCTCGGTAGGCTTCCCAATTTGCAATCCCTACTCCAAACGTAATCTTGACGCTATGGATTTCGGCATAACTTTGGGCGGCAAGAGCCGCTGCCGCTGTCAACAATCCAGGCGTCGCCCCACAGCCAGTCAGATAAGTAATTCCTGCTGCAAGAAGTTCCTCTTGCAGATCCAGTAGCTGCTCGACAGCGCTGGTACGCTTCATGGCGTCTACCAGAACCCCCCGCCAGCCAGATTGAATAAATTGCCGCG includes these proteins:
- a CDS encoding type IV pilus twitching motility protein PilT, with translation MELMIEDLMEQLIEMGGSDMHIQAGAPVYFRISGKLNPIGDEPLPPQECQKLIFSMLNNTQRKELEQNWELDCSYGVKGLARFRVNVYKERGYYAACLRALSSKIPNFDQLGLPDVVRELTHRPRGMVLVTGQTGSGKTTTLAAMLDLINRTRAEHILTVEDPIEYVYPNIKSLFHQRQKGEDTKSFANALRAALREDPDIILVGEMRDLETIGLAVSAAETGHLVFGTLHTSSAAGTIDRILDVFPPEQQPQIRAQLSGSLLAVFSQCLVPKHNPKPGEYGRVMAQEIMLVTPAIANLIREGKSAQIYSAIQTGAKLGMQTMEQALAGYVKAGAISFEAAMGKSSKPEELQRILGTSPATGAKAGAR
- a CDS encoding saccharopine dehydrogenase-like oxidoreductase, whose amino-acid sequence is MSAEQVTGSINSPTPIRVGVLGFGGLGQAAARVLAPKREMIWVAAADQKGYTYAAQGLDPDASIGIYQTRGSLGYLEPTGTLSSQSIQDLIERAKPVDGYFLALPNLPNTFMASVARQFIQSGWRGVLVDAMKRTSAVEQLLDLQEELLAAGITYLTGCGATPGLLTAAAALAAQSYAEIHSVKITFGVGIANWEAYRATIREDIAHLPGYDVERARAMSDAEVEALLDQTNGILALENMEHADDVMLELAGICPRDRVTVGGVVDTRNPKKPLSTNVQVTGRTFEGKISTHTFTLGDETSMAANVCGPAFGYLKAGVALHRRGIYGLLTAAEVMPQFVK
- a CDS encoding type II secretion system F family protein; its protein translation is MPTYIADVRDSKGAAKKDKIVADSLGSARDALREKWVSVANIKETQTFDLSKLNLKEFQTSLAKVTVKDKAVFSRQFAAMVNAGVAIVRCLGVLSEQCSNPKLKKALVEISSEVQQGVNLSDAMRKHPECFDNLYVSMVQAGEVGGVLDEVLNRLAKVLEDMARLQNQVKGAMAYPVAVGILAIIVFICMTVFLIPIFAGIFKDLGTELPALTLFMLWISEILRSWRIIIPIITVIVASFVYRQYYKTPVGRVTMDRFFLKMPLLGDLNEKSCVARFCRIFGTLTRSGVPILTCMDIVRDTAGNQVIANAVEAAKLDIQQGGMMSLALQKEQVFPILAIQMISIGEETGQLDAMMMKVADFYEDEVEQAVKALTSVLEPIMMVVLAGMVAVILLSMYLPMFAVFDKLG
- a CDS encoding GspE/PulE family protein, which encodes MTQSSPRNRALAVRNEFSPFGNQLIQAGYVDTDQMRQAMVESRKSGRPLTEVLETITGRSLPPDLLRQYKKQQLFELKILYGVESLDPEISQIPTSQIGSLIETLIPIDICSRYKLVPLTKNDTQPPSVLVAMVDPDNLAAQDDLNRILRPQGIALQRMVITLEDCLNLINQYKDEQTRKEEVARIQKSVDVSDVLDNLNDLGDAPPEIEDDLNVEDAQGAPVINLVNRILLKGLQEQVSDIHIEPQEEFLRIRFRKDGVLQQAFEPFPKKIIPAVTARFKIMAELDIAERRMPQDGRIRRVFEGRKVDFRVNTLPSRYGEKVVLRILDNSSTQLGLDKLISDSESLEIVREMASRPFGLILVTGPTGSGKSTTLYSVLAERNDPGINISTAEDPIEYALPGITQVQVIREKGMDFSSILRAFMRQDPDVILVGETRDKETAKTAIEAALTGHLVLTTLHTNDAAGAIARLDEMGIEPFMVSGSLIGVLAQRLMRRVCSECRLSYSPTSQELGRFGLSASGDGDITFYKANTLQPDEAKEAKSRNALCQKCNGIGYKGRVGVYEVMRVTERLQNLISQGAPTERIKEAAVEEGMKTLLAYSLDLVRQGYTTLEEVERVTFTDSGLEAELKAKRKSGLECVTCTAELKPEWLDCPYCMTPRFSE